In Kordiimonas pumila, a single genomic region encodes these proteins:
- a CDS encoding PP2C family protein-serine/threonine phosphatase: MADTTGTPHKAAGRDKEITSSVHAAKILIVDDMVLMQRMIGLCLNRGGFENLLYASDGDQALKMIEEFMPDLVVLDLNMPTVSGYEVCRTLRADPKYNSLPILVQSASEAPEERVEVFNSGATDFVSKPINQPELLARVRMHLENKFLIHSLSDFRARIENELVLAREMQRSLLPEKASLIEIEKETRTIVESYYKASFELGGDLWGGWLLPNNQLGFYVLDISGHGVAAALNTFRVHASMARFKDTMTDPALFLTELNKAMKASFQLGQFGTMFYAVLNYETGTLTYAGAGAPRPMIISGTNVRLLDSSGIPVGVLKEPKYENHNDRLEVGESIFCYSDVLIEAPMAGGAILGEDGLIDWVKELVKSKGRTQLTANLLARFFDTQPEALPDDLTAVAIHRRSGIEEGNA; this comes from the coding sequence ATGGCAGACACAACAGGGACGCCGCATAAGGCCGCTGGGCGCGACAAGGAAATAACGAGCAGCGTTCATGCCGCTAAAATCCTGATTGTGGATGATATGGTGCTTATGCAGCGTATGATTGGGCTGTGTCTTAATCGCGGCGGCTTTGAGAATCTGCTTTATGCATCTGATGGAGATCAGGCACTGAAGATGATCGAGGAGTTTATGCCTGATCTAGTAGTGCTTGATCTGAATATGCCGACAGTTTCTGGTTATGAAGTTTGCCGTACTCTGCGTGCTGACCCTAAATATAATAGCCTGCCAATTCTTGTGCAATCGGCCTCCGAAGCGCCAGAAGAGCGTGTTGAGGTGTTTAATTCAGGCGCAACAGACTTTGTTTCCAAGCCTATTAACCAGCCTGAGTTGCTGGCTCGTGTTCGGATGCATCTGGAAAATAAATTTTTAATACATAGCCTTAGTGATTTTCGGGCACGTATTGAGAATGAATTGGTGTTGGCTCGGGAAATGCAACGATCACTGTTGCCTGAGAAAGCAAGCTTGATTGAAATTGAAAAAGAAACCCGTACAATTGTTGAAAGCTATTACAAGGCCTCCTTTGAACTGGGGGGTGATCTGTGGGGCGGGTGGCTTCTGCCTAATAATCAACTGGGTTTTTATGTGCTTGATATTAGCGGTCACGGTGTTGCTGCAGCATTGAACACATTCCGTGTGCACGCCTCAATGGCTCGGTTTAAAGACACAATGACAGACCCGGCGTTATTTCTGACAGAACTAAACAAAGCCATGAAGGCAAGCTTTCAGTTAGGTCAGTTTGGCACTATGTTTTATGCCGTTTTAAACTATGAAACAGGTACATTAACATATGCAGGGGCTGGTGCACCGCGCCCTATGATTATTAGTGGCACAAATGTACGCTTACTTGATAGTTCGGGCATACCTGTTGGCGTTTTGAAGGAACCAAAATACGAAAATCACAATGACAGGCTTGAGGTTGGCGAAAGTATATTTTGTTATTCTGATGTTTTAATTGAAGCACCGATGGCTGGTGGTGCTATTTTGGGCGAGGACGGGTTGATCGACTGGGTAAAGGAACTCGTGAAATCCAAGGGTCGAACCCAATTAACGGCAAACTTGCTTGCGCGCTTTTTTGATACGCAGCCAGAAGCTTTGCCTGATGATTTAACAGCTGTAGCTATACACCGTAGAAGTGGCATAGAGGAGGGGAACGCATGA
- a CDS encoding STAS domain-containing protein, whose protein sequence is MEYRIENTGGNAVVRFTGDITFSENVTFRQLLKDLDEQNLTKCIFDLSKVEMVDSAGLGMFLIAREQAETNGWKLGVTGAHGHVASMLKLTKLSDLLEG, encoded by the coding sequence ATGGAATATCGTATTGAAAATACTGGTGGTAATGCTGTTGTCAGGTTTACGGGTGACATAACTTTTTCTGAAAATGTTACATTTCGTCAGCTATTGAAAGACCTTGATGAACAAAATCTAACAAAATGTATCTTTGATTTGTCGAAGGTTGAAATGGTTGATTCAGCAGGCCTTGGTATGTTCCTTATTGCACGCGAACAGGCTGAAACAAATGGTTGGAAACTGGGTGTGACAGGTGCACATGGCCACGTTGCCAGTATGCTTAAATTGACAAAACTTTCAGACCTTCTTGAAGGCTAA
- a CDS encoding methyl-accepting chemotaxis protein, protein MDGDTTSEVTVMQPSLAALKDALQSWVELSQVVGRGFVTLDTEVDLVAKLVEDSTSDLSTLFHKMVENAQLQSQNMSEIVQAASLVDLGNEQLTIPEIIGFLEEVFTEGITNVLHLSQTAMTLVYALDDVVIDVNEVVKHIGQIEQINKQTNLLALNAKIEATRAGEAGKGFGVVADEVRQLSKDINDLASVLRSRVDSVHGGIERGHEKLQSIASLDMSGNLKAKDRIEKMMHGLVAQNDRFKDKVVQSSEMSQKLQADMSGVIQRFQFQDKTQQQLDGVKKTMSVLHGLTGKLESESLNIEGVSKLTEDSERMEIWVDSIVTSCSLGEMRQRFTNSMVLKNIGDTTNKDDASFDDSIEMFSVPKDGATEAIVSGGNTSFDDDDDIELF, encoded by the coding sequence ATGGATGGCGATACGACATCTGAAGTAACAGTCATGCAGCCGTCTCTGGCGGCGCTGAAAGATGCTTTGCAAAGCTGGGTGGAACTAAGCCAAGTTGTTGGCCGTGGTTTTGTGACGCTGGATACGGAAGTTGATCTGGTTGCAAAACTAGTTGAGGATTCGACATCTGATCTAAGCACTTTGTTCCATAAAATGGTCGAAAATGCGCAGTTGCAGTCGCAAAATATGTCTGAGATTGTGCAGGCTGCATCCCTTGTTGATCTGGGTAACGAGCAGCTTACCATCCCCGAAATCATTGGCTTTCTGGAAGAGGTGTTCACAGAAGGCATTACCAATGTTTTGCATTTATCACAAACGGCAATGACCCTTGTTTATGCACTTGATGATGTTGTTATTGATGTGAATGAAGTGGTGAAACACATTGGGCAAATCGAGCAAATTAATAAACAAACGAACCTTTTGGCTCTTAACGCCAAGATTGAAGCAACTCGCGCAGGTGAGGCAGGTAAAGGTTTTGGTGTTGTAGCAGATGAAGTGCGGCAGTTATCAAAAGATATCAATGATTTAGCAAGTGTTCTGCGGTCCAGAGTTGATTCTGTGCATGGTGGCATAGAGCGAGGCCATGAGAAGCTTCAGTCTATTGCTAGTTTGGATATGAGCGGTAACTTAAAGGCCAAGGACCGAATTGAAAAGATGATGCACGGTCTTGTAGCACAGAATGACCGCTTCAAGGATAAAGTGGTTCAATCTTCTGAGATGTCACAGAAGCTACAAGCCGATATGTCTGGTGTGATCCAGCGGTTTCAGTTTCAGGATAAAACGCAGCAACAGCTTGATGGTGTGAAAAAAACCATGAGCGTTTTGCATGGCCTTACAGGGAAATTAGAATCGGAAAGCCTCAATATTGAAGGGGTTTCCAAGCTGACTGAAGATAGCGAGCGTATGGAAATTTGGGTTGATAGTATTGTTACCAGTTGTTCTCTTGGTGAAATGCGTCAACGTTTTACAAATAGTATGGTGTTAAAAAATATAGGTGACACAACGAACAAAGATGACGCCAGTTTTGATGATTCTATTGAGATGTTTTCGGTGCCAAAGGATGGGGCTACTGAAGCTATTGTAAGTGGGGGGAATACATCGTTTGATGACGATGATGATATTGAATTATTTTAA
- a CDS encoding protein-glutamate methylesterase/protein-glutamine glutaminase, with amino-acid sequence MGLGKIRVLICDDSALVRQILSSILASDPQIEVVGVAQNPLVARTMIKELNPDVLTLDIEMPQMDGLSFLEKIMTLRPMPVVMISSLTQEGTAQSLKALELGVYDVIGKPTTNLQTNFKDIRDDIITKVKGAATARIQVPVNLKRIQARKIEAEPAVDLIAIGASTGGVVAIKEILPLLPKQSPPVIIVQHMPEAYTAGFAARLDTASRMTVVESEDGMKLVKGTAYLARGGTHLRIVKQGHDYIIQHGNDAEVSGHKPSVDAAFESIAANVTGAVIAVILTGMGRDGARGMLDLRRSGAFTIGQSQDSCVVYGMPRVAKEVGGVVVEMPLSRIAAAIEKQCWPI; translated from the coding sequence ATGGGGTTGGGTAAAATAAGGGTATTGATCTGTGACGATTCTGCGTTGGTACGGCAAATTCTTTCAAGTATTTTGGCCTCTGACCCACAAATTGAAGTGGTTGGCGTTGCGCAAAACCCACTTGTTGCGCGCACGATGATAAAAGAACTTAATCCGGACGTTTTAACGCTTGATATTGAAATGCCCCAGATGGATGGGCTTAGTTTTCTGGAAAAGATCATGACATTAAGGCCAATGCCTGTTGTGATGATATCTTCTTTAACGCAGGAAGGCACAGCACAATCCTTGAAGGCGCTTGAGCTTGGTGTTTACGATGTGATTGGTAAGCCTACAACTAATTTACAAACGAATTTTAAAGATATCAGGGATGATATTATTACAAAGGTTAAGGGTGCTGCAACTGCGCGTATTCAAGTTCCTGTGAACTTAAAACGAATTCAAGCACGAAAAATAGAGGCAGAACCAGCGGTTGACCTGATTGCAATCGGCGCCTCAACAGGAGGTGTTGTTGCTATAAAAGAAATTTTGCCGCTGTTACCAAAACAAAGCCCGCCGGTCATTATTGTGCAGCACATGCCCGAGGCGTATACGGCGGGGTTTGCCGCAAGGCTTGATACCGCCTCGCGAATGACTGTGGTTGAATCTGAAGATGGTATGAAACTGGTAAAGGGCACGGCCTACTTAGCGCGTGGTGGCACACATCTGCGGATAGTAAAGCAAGGCCATGATTATATTATTCAACATGGTAATGATGCGGAAGTTTCTGGCCACAAGCCCAGTGTTGATGCCGCGTTTGAATCGATCGCGGCAAATGTAACGGGTGCTGTAATTGCTGTTATATTAACAGGTATGGGGCGTGATGGGGCACGCGGTATGCTTGATCTTAGGCGCAGTGGTGCTTTTACAATTGGGCAGTCTCAGGATTCGTGCGTGGTTTATGGTATGCCACGTGTCGCAAAGGAGGTTGGTGGTGTTGTTGTTGAGATGCCTCTTTCCAGAATTGCCGCCGCGATAGAGAAACAATGCTGGCCTATCTGA
- a CDS encoding chemoreceptor glutamine deamidase CheD: protein MAIKTDERRNTPRNDTTVRRYFDTKYKHMVVKLLPGDHYVTGEPSEMLVTVLGSCVAACIRDPETGIGGMNHFMLPEGNASDWRATNAVMRYGNHAMEVLINDIMKLGCPRERMEIKVFGGANVIGGGGDVGHRNASFVEEYLKNEGFRPVAVDLRGDMARRIHYFPETGKVQRLLMRRASDRQVFNQETSYQKKMQPKERDSGGDIELFD from the coding sequence ATGGCTATAAAAACAGATGAGAGGCGGAACACTCCCCGCAATGACACCACGGTAAGACGGTATTTTGATACAAAATACAAGCATATGGTTGTTAAGCTTTTGCCGGGGGATCACTATGTAACCGGTGAGCCAAGCGAAATGCTGGTGACTGTTCTTGGTAGCTGTGTCGCGGCCTGCATCCGCGACCCCGAAACAGGGATAGGCGGAATGAACCATTTCATGCTGCCTGAGGGGAACGCTTCTGATTGGCGGGCTACCAATGCTGTTATGCGGTACGGTAACCATGCGATGGAAGTCCTGATCAATGATATTATGAAACTAGGATGCCCTAGGGAACGGATGGAAATAAAGGTATTTGGCGGTGCCAATGTTATTGGCGGCGGCGGCGATGTGGGGCACAGAAATGCCAGCTTTGTTGAAGAATACTTGAAGAACGAAGGTTTCAGGCCTGTTGCTGTTGACCTTCGTGGTGATATGGCGCGACGCATTCATTATTTTCCTGAAACGGGAAAAGTTCAGCGACTTCTTATGCGCAGGGCATCTGACAGGCAGGTGTTTAATCAAGAAACATCGTATCAGAAAAAAATGCAGCCTAAAGAACGTGATAGTGGCGGTGATATTGAATTATTTGATTAG
- a CDS encoding CheR family methyltransferase, whose product MKEREFKLKKSEFDALRQIVYDRTGITLKESKYEMVYSRLARRIRSLELDSFGDYLAYLKSAEGSVEMADFVNAMTTNLTRFFREGHHFQHMRQEVLLAKVEGARRNLFDRTFRVWSAGCSSGMEPYSIAMTVKASLPSKENWKTQILATDIDTNMLSTGMAGRYRKKEAESIPEGLAKKYVRYSDDQAIMADELKEMISFKKLNLMEEWPIKKPFDVIFCRNVMIYFDTPTQKKLIDKFVNLLTPNGTLYVGHAEALVASHPRLVSVGKSSFIMKDQMKVSV is encoded by the coding sequence ATGAAGGAACGTGAGTTCAAGCTGAAAAAATCTGAGTTTGATGCCCTTCGCCAGATTGTTTACGACAGAACGGGGATCACGCTAAAAGAAAGCAAGTATGAAATGGTATATAGCCGGCTTGCTCGGCGTATTAGATCATTGGAGCTTGATAGTTTTGGCGATTATTTGGCTTATTTGAAAAGCGCTGAAGGCAGTGTTGAAATGGCAGACTTTGTGAATGCCATGACAACAAATTTGACCCGGTTTTTCAGAGAAGGTCACCATTTTCAGCACATGCGCCAGGAAGTGTTGCTTGCCAAGGTGGAAGGTGCCCGGCGCAACCTTTTTGATCGCACCTTCAGGGTCTGGTCGGCGGGCTGTTCCTCTGGCATGGAGCCTTATTCCATTGCTATGACGGTAAAGGCATCGTTGCCATCCAAAGAGAACTGGAAAACACAGATACTGGCAACTGATATTGACACAAACATGTTAAGCACAGGCATGGCAGGTCGTTACCGGAAAAAAGAAGCGGAATCCATTCCCGAAGGGCTTGCTAAAAAATATGTTCGATATAGCGATGATCAGGCAATCATGGCAGATGAACTTAAAGAGATGATTAGCTTTAAAAAGCTAAATCTTATGGAAGAGTGGCCGATTAAAAAGCCTTTTGACGTTATTTTTTGCCGTAATGTGATGATCTATTTTGATACACCAACGCAGAAAAAACTGATTGATAAGTTTGTTAATCTATTAACGCCTAACGGCACTTTATATGTTGGCCATGCCGAGGCTTTGGTTGCAAGTCATCCACGCCTTGTGTCTGTTGGTAAGTCATCTTTCATTATGAAGGACCAAATGAAAGTGAGTGTATAA
- a CDS encoding methyl-accepting chemotaxis protein — protein sequence MADISVSNVTGGNGPGHGVGAVLSSLSSKIWITFAVTFIVMVSVHVFADGLSPQIQWAVTALLFVGAAYFVAQQNQQAEATPEETLHAIDVEGQVAAIKRSQAVIEFSMDGTILTANDNFLNTLGYTLSEIQGKHHRIFAEPEFAASAEYRALWDKLNRGEFEAQEYKRLGKGGREVWIQASYNPIFDAEGKPFKVVKYAVDVTEQKMLNADYAGQIEAINAAQAVIEFKMDGTILHANENFLKTMGYSLEEVVGKHHRIFAEPEFAASPEYHAFWDKLNRGEFESKEYKRLGKGGREVWIQASYNPIKDMNGKPFKVVKFATDITAAKLEAVENAKNAKIKVSLDSATTNMMLADTDYNIFYMNDSMVNMMQVAEDDIRMALPDFRVDKLMGSNIDVFHKDPSHQRRVLGTLTDTFKTEIKVGKRVFSLIANPVVDSKGERFGTSVEWADITAERSIEDEIKAVVDAAVAGNLSARVNLAGKTGFMFNVSEGINQFAETCEEGLLDVANMLSALAAGDLTKRITNDYRGTFDELKQNSNLTAEKLSEVMTSIIMGAGEVSNAATEIASGSADLSQRTEEQASSLEETAASMEEMESAVKANADNAKQANEKGTSARAVAEKGGEVVDRAVTAMSKIETSSQKISDIIVVIDEIAFQTNLLALNAAVEAARAGDAGKGFAVVASEVRALAQRSSEAAKDIKALIADSNSQVKDGVGLVNEAGEQLKQIVESIKAVTILMSDISSANQEQATGVGEINRAVAEMDEMTQQNSALVEETAASARSLEEQAEIMMERIGFFKIDEGGSFSPAPKAKAPVSAPIKAPAKTKPAAKAPAAASFDEDDDWAEF from the coding sequence ATGGCGGATATTAGTGTTTCAAATGTAACTGGTGGTAACGGGCCAGGGCATGGTGTTGGTGCCGTGCTGAGTTCTTTGTCTAGCAAAATATGGATTACTTTTGCGGTTACCTTTATTGTCATGGTGTCGGTGCATGTCTTTGCTGATGGCTTGTCACCGCAAATACAATGGGCTGTAACGGCGCTGCTTTTTGTGGGTGCTGCATACTTTGTAGCACAGCAAAACCAGCAGGCAGAGGCCACACCAGAAGAAACACTGCATGCCATAGATGTTGAAGGGCAGGTTGCGGCTATTAAACGATCTCAGGCTGTAATTGAGTTTAGCATGGATGGGACAATTCTAACGGCCAATGATAACTTTTTAAACACGCTGGGCTATACCCTGTCTGAAATTCAAGGCAAACACCACAGAATTTTTGCTGAACCAGAGTTCGCGGCAAGCGCTGAATACCGAGCTTTATGGGATAAACTTAATCGTGGTGAGTTTGAAGCGCAAGAATATAAGCGCCTTGGCAAAGGAGGGCGTGAAGTATGGATTCAGGCATCCTATAACCCGATTTTTGACGCTGAAGGTAAGCCCTTTAAAGTAGTGAAATATGCGGTTGATGTTACAGAGCAGAAAATGCTGAATGCTGACTATGCTGGGCAGATTGAGGCCATTAATGCAGCGCAAGCGGTTATTGAGTTCAAAATGGACGGTACGATTTTGCACGCTAACGAGAATTTTCTTAAAACTATGGGGTATAGTTTGGAGGAAGTTGTGGGCAAGCACCACCGCATTTTTGCTGAACCAGAGTTTGCCGCCAGCCCTGAATATCATGCTTTTTGGGATAAACTTAATCGCGGCGAATTTGAGTCCAAAGAATATAAGCGTCTGGGCAAAGGCGGTAGAGAGGTGTGGATTCAGGCATCTTATAACCCGATTAAAGATATGAATGGTAAGCCTTTCAAGGTGGTGAAATTTGCAACGGATATTACGGCAGCTAAGCTTGAAGCCGTGGAAAATGCTAAAAATGCCAAGATCAAGGTTTCGCTTGATAGTGCAACCACCAATATGATGCTTGCCGATACTGACTATAATATTTTCTATATGAACGACAGTATGGTGAATATGATGCAGGTTGCCGAAGATGATATTCGGATGGCATTGCCAGACTTTCGTGTGGATAAACTCATGGGCTCCAATATTGATGTGTTCCATAAGGATCCTTCGCATCAAAGGCGCGTGCTTGGCACACTTACGGACACCTTTAAAACAGAAATTAAGGTTGGCAAACGTGTGTTTAGCTTAATAGCGAACCCTGTTGTGGATTCCAAAGGCGAACGTTTCGGGACATCTGTGGAATGGGCAGATATCACGGCAGAGCGTTCAATTGAGGATGAAATTAAAGCAGTGGTTGATGCAGCGGTCGCCGGTAATTTAAGTGCCCGTGTTAATCTGGCGGGCAAAACCGGTTTCATGTTTAATGTATCGGAAGGTATTAACCAGTTTGCCGAAACATGTGAGGAAGGCCTGTTGGATGTAGCTAACATGTTGAGTGCACTTGCGGCAGGGGACCTTACCAAGCGTATAACAAACGATTATCGCGGCACATTTGATGAGTTGAAGCAAAACTCAAACCTTACAGCTGAAAAGCTTTCTGAAGTGATGACCTCTATCATTATGGGGGCTGGTGAAGTGAGCAATGCAGCAACTGAAATTGCTTCAGGCAGTGCAGATTTGTCGCAGAGAACTGAGGAACAAGCTTCGTCACTAGAAGAAACCGCCGCCTCTATGGAAGAAATGGAAAGTGCGGTTAAGGCAAACGCTGATAATGCGAAACAGGCCAATGAAAAAGGCACAAGTGCCCGTGCTGTTGCAGAAAAGGGCGGTGAGGTTGTTGACCGTGCTGTAACGGCCATGTCAAAAATTGAAACATCCTCACAGAAAATTTCTGATATTATTGTGGTAATTGATGAAATTGCATTCCAAACCAACCTTCTTGCTCTTAATGCTGCGGTTGAGGCTGCACGGGCAGGGGATGCAGGCAAAGGCTTTGCTGTTGTTGCTTCTGAGGTGCGGGCGCTGGCTCAGCGGTCGTCAGAGGCCGCTAAAGATATTAAAGCCTTGATCGCTGATTCCAATTCTCAGGTGAAAGACGGTGTGGGTCTTGTGAATGAAGCTGGCGAACAGCTTAAGCAAATTGTTGAGTCTATCAAGGCTGTAACGATCCTTATGTCGGACATTTCCTCTGCAAATCAGGAACAGGCTACCGGTGTTGGTGAAATTAACCGGGCTGTTGCTGAAATGGATGAAATGACCCAGCAAAACTCTGCCCTTGTTGAAGAAACTGCTGCATCTGCACGGTCTCTTGAAGAGCAAGCCGAAATCATGATGGAAAGGATTGGCTTCTTTAAAATTGATGAAGGCGGCAGTTTTAGCCCAGCCCCTAAAGCAAAAGCACCGGTTAGCGCCCCTATAAAGGCTCCCGCTAAAACAAAGCCTGCGGCGAAGGCACCAGCCGCCGCTTCATTTGATGAAGATGATGACTGGGCTGAGTTTTAA
- a CDS encoding chemotaxis protein CheW — protein sequence MTEQKNIESAVPKGFDPRLLGLETANSGQEVETGKLVQFVSFRVDESEYGIDIMAVREIQGWVKVTTLPNTPEYVRGVLNLRGIIVPIFDLRCRFGHGLTTASPLHVVIIVAVGERIMGLLVDAVSDILTINTEEILPVPEVEARSEQRFLDGLITVHERMVALLKIERLFDIEKIVANAGKAAS from the coding sequence ATGACTGAACAAAAGAACATTGAAAGCGCCGTCCCAAAGGGGTTCGACCCCAGATTGCTTGGATTGGAAACGGCTAACTCTGGGCAGGAAGTGGAAACTGGAAAATTGGTTCAGTTTGTATCTTTTCGAGTTGATGAAAGTGAATACGGTATAGATATTATGGCTGTTCGGGAAATTCAGGGCTGGGTTAAAGTAACCACCCTTCCCAATACGCCTGAATATGTACGTGGTGTTCTCAATCTACGCGGTATTATTGTGCCCATATTTGACCTGCGCTGCCGGTTTGGTCACGGTTTGACCACGGCCAGCCCTTTGCACGTTGTTATTATTGTGGCTGTTGGCGAGCGTATCATGGGGCTGCTGGTTGATGCGGTTTCAGATATCTTAACCATCAATACAGAAGAAATTCTTCCGGTACCTGAGGTAGAGGCGCGTAGCGAACAACGCTTCCTTGATGGGCTCATTACGGTACATGAACGGATGGTCGCTTTACTTAAAATTGAGCGCCTCTTTGATATTGAAAAAATAGTGGCGAATGCTGGTAAAGCAGCGAGCTAA